One segment of Amycolatopsis alba DSM 44262 DNA contains the following:
- a CDS encoding adenylate/guanylate cyclase domain-containing protein, whose amino-acid sequence MRPDRDSSLRGRGQGPFGSWLLGPLDQDAAVLRRRVQGLLTGTLIATNVIGALVVVGLAALLMPAPGMSGELVRVTAIAVPGYVVSAVVVGALWGTRGALRTLRWAAEGRTPTDTERAASLRVPLRLTLVQAVLWGVATVVFGVLAALVQPRVVLTELLVVAFAGVVVCAIAYLAGEFILRPYAALALAGTSPARPLSGGVNLRMLLFWCLGTGVPVAGLVVTAVLAWVRGDVSTTKLAISVIVLGLVVLCFGLLVTVFTARAVVNPIRSVQHALGRVRAGDFAVEIPVYDGTELGLLQAGFNGMAVGLAERERLRDLFGRHVGEDVASEAMRTTTAELGGTVRTVSVLFVDLIGSTTLAASRPPEEVVGLLNRFFAVVVDEVDRNHGLVNKFVGDAALAIFGAPVLLADHATLALSTGRAIARRLAAEVPECPAGIGVATGEVVAGNVGDPRRFEYTVIGDPVNEAARLTELAKNVEARLLASWTAIESAAEPEATRWKATEDVTLRGRTRPTTLATPRS is encoded by the coding sequence GTGCGACCAGACAGGGACTCCTCACTTCGGGGCCGCGGGCAGGGGCCGTTCGGCTCGTGGCTGCTCGGTCCGCTCGATCAGGACGCGGCCGTGTTGCGCCGCCGCGTCCAGGGGCTGCTCACCGGCACGCTGATCGCGACCAACGTCATCGGCGCGCTGGTCGTGGTCGGGCTGGCGGCCCTGCTCATGCCCGCTCCCGGTATGTCCGGCGAACTCGTCCGGGTGACCGCGATCGCGGTCCCCGGCTACGTGGTCTCCGCCGTCGTCGTGGGCGCGCTGTGGGGCACCCGCGGCGCGCTGCGGACGTTGCGCTGGGCGGCCGAAGGCCGGACGCCGACCGACACGGAACGCGCCGCCAGCCTGCGGGTCCCGTTGCGCCTGACGCTGGTCCAGGCGGTGCTGTGGGGCGTCGCGACCGTCGTGTTCGGCGTGCTGGCCGCGCTGGTGCAGCCGCGGGTCGTGCTGACCGAACTGCTCGTCGTCGCGTTCGCGGGGGTGGTCGTCTGCGCGATCGCCTATCTCGCGGGTGAGTTCATCCTGCGGCCGTACGCGGCCCTGGCCTTGGCGGGCACTTCGCCGGCGCGGCCGCTCAGCGGCGGGGTCAATCTGCGGATGCTGCTGTTCTGGTGCCTCGGCACCGGGGTCCCGGTGGCCGGGCTGGTGGTCACGGCCGTCCTGGCGTGGGTGCGCGGCGACGTGTCGACCACGAAACTCGCCATCTCGGTGATCGTGCTGGGCCTGGTGGTGCTGTGCTTCGGGTTGCTGGTGACGGTGTTCACCGCCCGCGCCGTGGTGAACCCGATCCGGTCGGTGCAGCACGCGCTGGGCAGGGTGCGGGCCGGTGATTTCGCCGTGGAGATCCCGGTCTACGACGGCACCGAACTCGGTCTGCTGCAAGCGGGGTTCAACGGGATGGCCGTCGGTCTCGCCGAACGCGAACGGTTGCGGGACCTGTTCGGCAGGCACGTCGGCGAGGACGTCGCGAGCGAGGCGATGCGCACCACCACCGCCGAACTCGGCGGCACGGTGCGGACGGTGTCGGTGCTGTTCGTGGACCTGATCGGCTCGACGACGCTGGCCGCGAGCCGCCCGCCCGAAGAGGTCGTCGGCCTGCTCAACCGGTTCTTCGCGGTGGTGGTCGACGAGGTCGACCGCAACCACGGGCTGGTCAACAAGTTCGTCGGTGACGCCGCGCTCGCGATCTTCGGCGCGCCGGTGCTGTTGGCCGACCACGCGACCCTCGCGTTGTCCACGGGCAGGGCGATCGCGCGCAGGCTGGCCGCGGAGGTGCCGGAATGCCCGGCCGGGATCGGGGTGGCGACGGGTGAGGTGGTCGCCGGGAACGTCGGCGATCCGCGGCGGTTCGAGTACACGGTCATCGGCGACCCGGTCAACGAAGCGGCCCGGTTGACGGAACTGGCGAAGAACGTCGAAGCCCGGTTGCTCGCTTCGTGGACGGCGATCGAGTCGGCGGCCGAGCCCGAAGCCACGCGGTGGAAGGCGACGGAGGACGTCACCTTGCGGGGCCGTACCCGGCCCACCACCCTCGCGACACCGAGGTCCTGA
- a CDS encoding APC family permease yields MTEVPEFVVPDRVDSPVRQAAPTGRVGRWLMEHRVQPVGPESHEEHTTPQSWWKVMCLTGVDYFSTLSYLPGIAALAAGALSPLATLLIVALTLLGMLPMYRRVAKESPHGQGSVAMLENLLPFWRGKLFVLVLLGFVATSWIITITLSSADATVHALENPHVPSFLHGHAVLITVILLLILGGVFLLGFSEAVGVAIPLVAVFLLLNAVVVVAGIGEVIAEPAAFGRWTDALTSGGGGFGGVVGPAILAFPLLVLGLSGFETGVSMMPLVAAKGENAERKLANRIRNTRKLLTVAALIMSVYLIATSFVTTILIPADQFKPGGEANGRALAYLAHELLGEWVGTAYDISSILILWFAGASAMAGLINIVPRYLPAYGMAPDWARAVRPVVLVYTAICVLVTIVFNADVNAQAGAYATGILAMMVSASVAVAISAAKKRQRKAAIAFAVLTLILIYALVENVIEKPDGLTISAFFILGIIVVSLVSRVSRTTELRVEHIEFDEPARRFVTESIAYDGALTIIANRRQAGDADEYRAKEAEQRGLNPVPGAADVLFLEIDVIDPSGFSDVLKVRGVEIEGFRVLRVESPAAPNAIAAVLLSLRDTTGVRPQCHFEWSEGNPLGHLFRYLILGRGDTAPVVREIIRTSERDPARRPGIHVG; encoded by the coding sequence ATGACCGAGGTACCGGAATTCGTTGTTCCGGATCGGGTGGACAGCCCGGTCCGGCAGGCGGCGCCGACGGGCAGGGTCGGCCGCTGGCTGATGGAGCACCGCGTCCAGCCGGTCGGGCCGGAAAGCCACGAGGAGCACACCACTCCGCAGTCGTGGTGGAAGGTCATGTGCCTCACCGGGGTCGACTACTTCTCCACGCTGTCGTACCTTCCCGGCATCGCGGCTCTGGCCGCCGGCGCCCTCTCGCCGCTGGCGACGTTGCTGATCGTCGCGCTCACCCTGCTCGGCATGCTGCCGATGTACCGGCGGGTGGCGAAGGAGAGCCCGCACGGCCAGGGATCGGTCGCGATGCTCGAAAACCTGCTGCCGTTCTGGCGCGGCAAGCTCTTCGTCCTGGTGCTGCTCGGTTTCGTCGCGACGTCGTGGATCATCACCATCACGCTGTCCTCGGCCGACGCCACGGTGCACGCGCTGGAGAATCCGCACGTGCCGTCGTTCCTGCACGGGCACGCGGTGCTGATCACGGTGATCCTGCTGCTGATCCTCGGCGGGGTGTTCCTGCTCGGGTTCAGCGAGGCGGTCGGGGTCGCGATCCCGCTGGTGGCGGTGTTCCTGCTGCTAAACGCCGTGGTGGTGGTCGCCGGGATCGGCGAGGTGATCGCCGAACCCGCCGCGTTCGGCCGCTGGACCGACGCGCTCACCTCCGGGGGAGGCGGGTTCGGCGGTGTCGTCGGCCCGGCGATCCTGGCGTTTCCGTTGCTGGTGCTCGGATTGTCCGGTTTCGAGACCGGCGTGAGCATGATGCCGCTCGTCGCGGCCAAGGGCGAGAACGCCGAGCGGAAATTGGCGAACCGGATCCGCAACACCCGCAAGCTGCTCACCGTCGCCGCGCTGATCATGTCCGTGTACCTGATCGCGACCAGTTTCGTCACCACGATCCTGATCCCGGCGGATCAGTTCAAACCGGGCGGCGAGGCGAACGGCCGGGCGCTGGCGTATCTCGCGCACGAACTGCTCGGCGAATGGGTCGGCACGGCGTATGACATCAGCAGCATCCTGATCCTGTGGTTCGCCGGGGCGTCGGCGATGGCCGGGCTGATCAACATCGTGCCGCGGTACCTGCCCGCGTACGGGATGGCTCCGGACTGGGCCCGCGCCGTGCGGCCGGTGGTGCTCGTCTACACCGCGATCTGCGTCCTGGTGACGATCGTCTTCAACGCCGACGTCAACGCCCAAGCCGGGGCGTACGCCACCGGGATCCTCGCGATGATGGTGTCCGCGTCGGTCGCGGTCGCCATCTCCGCGGCGAAGAAACGTCAGCGCAAGGCCGCGATCGCCTTCGCCGTGCTGACCCTGATCCTGATCTACGCCTTGGTGGAGAACGTCATCGAGAAGCCCGACGGGCTCACCATCTCCGCGTTCTTCATCCTCGGGATCATCGTCGTGTCGCTGGTCTCGCGGGTCAGCCGCACCACGGAACTGCGGGTGGAGCACATCGAGTTCGACGAGCCCGCCCGCCGGTTCGTCACCGAGTCGATCGCTTACGACGGCGCGCTGACCATCATCGCGAACCGCCGTCAGGCCGGGGACGCCGACGAGTACCGGGCGAAGGAGGCCGAACAGCGTGGCCTGAACCCGGTGCCGGGCGCCGCCGACGTCCTGTTCCTCGAGATCGACGTCATCGACCCGTCCGGCTTCAGCGACGTGCTGAAGGTCCGCGGTGTCGAGATCGAGGGTTTCCGGGTCCTGCGCGTGGAAAGCCCGGCCGCGCCGAACGCGATCGCGGCGGTCCTGCTCTCGTTGCGCGACACCACCGGCGTGCGTCCGCAGTGCCATTTCGAATGGAGCGAGGGCAATCCGCTCGGGCATCTGTTCCGCTATCTGATCCTCGGGCGCGGGGACACCGCTCCGGTGGTCCGGGAGATCATCCGCACCAGTGAGCGGGACCCGGCGCGGCGGCCGGGGATCCACGTCGGCTGA
- a CDS encoding papain-like cysteine protease family protein, protein MKSLSRAVLATGAAVFALSMLPATALAQPGDAGDRPTGLIKTQTHTQVREIAPVAGTAFTVASTAASKQLNYTQQVQQQNQWCWAADGSSIERSQGGSATQAQFCAAGKGSSAGYCPNQAAQISEIVRGFRGTGFSAQDAGGPIGFNSVVSQVDAGILNLTGIYWTSGGGHAEVIYGYDSANQSIMVGDPWPTYQRYQTWNYNQYRSNGQFRWNDTIVNIRKG, encoded by the coding sequence GTGAAGAGCCTTTCGAGGGCCGTACTGGCCACCGGAGCCGCCGTCTTCGCGCTGAGCATGTTGCCCGCCACCGCCCTCGCGCAGCCCGGCGACGCCGGGGACCGGCCCACCGGCCTGATCAAGACCCAGACCCACACTCAAGTGCGCGAGATCGCGCCGGTCGCGGGGACCGCGTTCACGGTCGCCTCGACGGCCGCCTCCAAGCAGCTGAACTACACCCAGCAGGTGCAGCAGCAGAACCAGTGGTGCTGGGCCGCGGACGGTTCGAGCATCGAGCGGTCGCAGGGCGGCAGTGCCACCCAGGCCCAGTTCTGCGCCGCTGGCAAGGGTTCCTCGGCCGGGTACTGCCCGAACCAGGCGGCCCAGATCTCCGAGATCGTCCGCGGTTTCCGGGGCACCGGTTTCTCCGCGCAGGACGCGGGCGGGCCGATCGGCTTCAACTCGGTCGTCAGCCAGGTCGACGCCGGGATCCTGAACCTGACGGGGATCTACTGGACCTCCGGCGGTGGCCACGCGGAGGTGATCTACGGCTACGACTCGGCGAACCAGTCGATCATGGTCGGTGACCCGTGGCCGACGTATCAGCGCTACCAGACCTGGAACTACAACCAGTACCGCAGCAACGGCCAGTTCCGCTGGAACGACACCATCGTCAACATCCGGAAGGGCTGA
- a CDS encoding class I SAM-dependent methyltransferase yields MSSRKVGTQRAFDAAAADFTALGRHLWDPIGAATVAAAGIGEGSRVLDACCGTGASAIPAARAVGTGGVVDAIDLSGPMIGELRRISADLPQLRAHEADATAWDTDGYDAVLSALGIFFFPDMTAGTERLISRVRPGGRAVFTIWRGGAMVTAGRHVGRAMAEVTASEPPPEREPGLIDRINQVGTYADWLSGRDLSDVDVVVNELRLTMTPEVAWLVVIGSGFRGIVDDLEPGVLEQVRERYLDSLRAEGVTELDATTLVGSGTVR; encoded by the coding sequence ATGTCTTCTCGCAAGGTCGGCACCCAGCGTGCCTTCGACGCGGCCGCCGCCGATTTCACCGCACTGGGCCGTCATCTGTGGGACCCGATCGGCGCGGCCACGGTGGCGGCCGCCGGGATCGGCGAAGGATCCCGTGTCCTCGACGCCTGCTGCGGCACGGGAGCGTCGGCGATTCCGGCTGCCCGTGCCGTCGGCACCGGCGGTGTGGTGGACGCGATCGACCTCTCGGGGCCGATGATCGGCGAGCTTCGCCGGATTTCGGCGGATCTGCCGCAACTGCGCGCCCACGAAGCCGACGCGACGGCCTGGGACACCGACGGCTACGACGCCGTGCTGTCCGCGCTCGGCATCTTCTTCTTCCCCGACATGACGGCCGGTACCGAACGGCTGATCAGCCGGGTCCGTCCCGGTGGGCGGGCAGTGTTCACCATCTGGCGCGGTGGTGCGATGGTGACGGCCGGACGTCACGTCGGGCGGGCGATGGCCGAGGTGACCGCTTCCGAGCCGCCGCCGGAACGCGAACCCGGTCTGATCGACCGGATCAACCAGGTCGGCACCTACGCCGACTGGCTTTCCGGGCGCGATCTGTCCGATGTGGACGTCGTGGTCAACGAGCTGCGGCTGACGATGACACCCGAAGTGGCGTGGCTGGTCGTCATCGGTTCCGGTTTCCGGGGGATTGTCGACGATCTCGAACCCGGTGTCCTCGAACAGGTGCGTGAGAGGTATCTCGATTCCTTGCGCGCCGAAGGGGTCACCGAGCTCGACGCCACCACGCTGGTGGGCTCCGGCACTGTCCGCTGA
- a CDS encoding peroxiredoxin — protein sequence MDQGDLAPDFTLPDDTGRDRTLSDFLASGPVVLFFYPAAMTGGCTAESCHFRDLAAEFGEVGAHRVGISPDGVTKQREFSALHGFDYPLLSDVDGTVAKQFGVWRRFSPLHAKRHTFVIDTDRKVLAVIKSELKFDVHADKALAALRERTPAS from the coding sequence ATGGACCAAGGAGACCTCGCCCCGGACTTCACCCTGCCCGACGACACCGGCCGGGACCGCACGCTGTCGGACTTCCTGGCAAGCGGCCCGGTCGTGCTGTTCTTCTATCCCGCCGCGATGACCGGCGGCTGCACCGCCGAGAGCTGCCACTTCCGCGACCTGGCCGCGGAATTCGGCGAAGTCGGCGCCCACCGCGTCGGGATCAGCCCGGACGGCGTCACCAAACAGCGAGAATTCTCCGCCCTGCACGGCTTCGACTATCCGCTGCTGTCCGATGTGGACGGTACAGTCGCCAAGCAGTTCGGTGTCTGGCGCCGGTTCAGCCCGCTGCACGCCAAACGGCACACCTTCGTGATCGACACCGACCGCAAGGTCCTCGCGGTGATCAAGAGTGAGCTGAAGTTCGACGTCCACGCCGACAAGGCGCTCGCGGCCCTGCGCGAGCGGACGCCCGCCTCCTAG
- a CDS encoding helix-turn-helix domain-containing protein, with protein MYQEREEPSARRAVPDAVRSGPFHRALSEAVDHRGLSLSRIRAHLAARGVSVAESTLSYWQRGLRHPSTPRSLEIVRALEAVLGLPPDSLVVLIGPQRRSPGDDHRPSVAELRQSWAETCSLMDELSESPGAEGNAKLDVVTVVDVLTLTGQGRTSEITSTMVVRAREPGADGFVVTHQDEDGTDMEATTVFATDGCRRGRVRRSTSSPGMVFELLFDRSLAEGETYTFAFTLRLAASVRSTCFHRTVRARMSAYLLRMRFDADAIPARCVKTVREREDLAPVVSEPLHPGPGATVSAYFEELDVGIAGIDLIWE; from the coding sequence ATGTACCAGGAACGCGAGGAGCCCAGCGCGCGGCGAGCGGTGCCGGACGCGGTGCGGTCCGGACCATTCCATCGCGCGCTTTCCGAAGCGGTGGATCACCGCGGGCTTTCCCTGTCCCGTATCCGCGCGCATCTGGCGGCGCGCGGTGTTTCCGTGGCGGAATCGACCTTGAGCTACTGGCAGCGCGGGCTCCGGCATCCGTCGACGCCGCGCTCGCTCGAAATCGTCCGCGCGCTCGAAGCGGTGCTGGGCCTGCCGCCGGACAGCCTGGTCGTCCTGATCGGCCCGCAGCGGCGGTCACCCGGCGACGACCACCGGCCCTCGGTGGCGGAACTACGGCAAAGCTGGGCCGAAACCTGCTCGCTGATGGACGAACTGAGCGAATCCCCCGGTGCGGAGGGAAACGCGAAGCTCGACGTGGTGACCGTCGTCGACGTGCTGACCTTGACCGGGCAAGGCCGGACCTCGGAGATCACCTCGACCATGGTCGTGCGGGCGCGCGAGCCCGGCGCGGACGGCTTCGTGGTGACCCATCAAGACGAAGACGGCACCGACATGGAGGCCACGACGGTCTTCGCCACCGATGGCTGCCGAAGAGGCAGAGTGCGGCGAAGCACCTCCTCGCCGGGAATGGTGTTCGAGCTCCTCTTCGACCGCAGCTTGGCCGAAGGCGAGACATACACCTTCGCGTTCACCCTGCGCCTGGCCGCGTCGGTCCGGTCCACCTGTTTCCACCGGACGGTACGAGCCCGCATGTCGGCGTACCTGCTTCGCATGCGTTTCGACGCCGACGCGATCCCCGCCCGCTGTGTCAAAACCGTGCGGGAGCGCGAGGATCTGGCTCCCGTGGTCAGCGAACCGCTGCACCCCGGACCGGGTGCGACGGTCAGTGCCTACTTCGAAGAACTCGACGTCGGCATCGCGGGGATCGACCTCATCTGGGAGTGA